Proteins encoded in a region of the Aquila chrysaetos chrysaetos chromosome 25, bAquChr1.4, whole genome shotgun sequence genome:
- the NSMCE1 gene encoding LOW QUALITY PROTEIN: non-structural maintenance of chromosomes element 1 homolog (The sequence of the model RefSeq protein was modified relative to this genomic sequence to represent the inferred CDS: deleted 2 bases in 1 codon), whose product MRSFGLEEFGSLETSFFSWTVKDCLAAVAKEFPEMLFFGSDALQNVWRRILFCRLLHVQPYYFLFGAFEAWWNTAMAAQMTDAHRRFLQVLMSHGIMEGSEARKLHRRCCEIHKVYYAHDKLDDFISTINSHLQPLFMQIRKGMSEGDGRAHYALVNLAETEITKMASDYTENELELFRKTMDLIILSENGFASSTDILNLTDQLKTKKMKKKEAEQVLKVFVEDKWLSERNGEYTLHTRCIIEMEQYILSNYQDVARKCNICHSLAIQSQICESCGIGMHLPCVRKYFRAQTEPRCPQCNDFWSCDIPGMNRIDSQSPSKRESREELHSWH is encoded by the exons ATGCGGTCCTTTGGCCTGGAGGAGTTTGGGAGTCTGGAAACCTCTTTTTTCTCGTGGACGGTTAAGGATTGTTTGGCTGCAGTGGCCAAGGAATTTCCTGAGATGCTTTTCTTTGGTTCTGATGCTCTTCAGAACGTTTGGAGGAGGATTTTGTTCTGTCGATTGTTACACGTACAACCCTACTATTTTCTGTTTGGGG CATTTGAAGCCTGGTGGAATACTGCAATGGCAGCTCAGATGACTGACGCTCATCGACGGTTCTTGCAGGTCCTGATGTCTCATGGGATAATGGAAGGATCAGAAGCTAGGAAATTACACAGGCGCTGCTGTGAAATCCATAAAG TCTACTACGCGCATGATAAACTGGATGATTTCATCAGTACCATTAACAGCCATCTACAGCCTTTGTTTATGCAGATCCGGAAAGGAATGTCAGAAGGTGATGGGAGAGCACATTATGCTTTA GTGAATTtggcagaaactgaaataactAAAATGGCATCAGACTATACAGAAAATGAACTAGAAttgttcagaaaaaca aTGGACCTAATCATCTTATCAGAAAATGGCTTTGCCTCTTCTACAGATATTTTAAACTTGACTGACCaactgaagacaaagaaaatgaagaaaaaggaagcgGAACAAGTGCTGAAAGTTTTTGTGGAGGATAAGTGGCTCTCTGAG AGAAATGGAGAATATACTCTGCATACTCGCTGCATAATTGAGATGGAACAATACATTCTCAGCAACTACCAAGATGTGGCAAGGAAGTGTAACATCTGTCACAGCCTTGCCATCCAG AGCCAAATATGTGAATCCTGTGGAATTGGAATGCATTTACCTTGTGTCAGAAAGTACTTCAGAGCTCAGACTGAACCACGCTGTCCGCAGTGTAATGATTTCTGGTCTTGTGACATTCCAG gTATGAATCGGATAGACTCCCAGTCACCATCAAAA AGGGAGAGCAGAGAAGAGCTTCATTCTTGGCACTAG
- the KDM8 gene encoding bifunctional peptidase and arginyl-hydroxylase JMJD5: MAAPGGREGPAAGSAADSALWAEVRALLPGAEEGLTLALSGEVEDCIPPLLRRARGLLYGAAGRPRAAAAALRRLGDVLRDYSWEKLNAGPWREVSKAWRQVYAYGCLFGALAEVAAGRPLAPAVRLCDMGLLMGASVLDNVLARLVRVLQARLPRGKRRAAAEGSAKRVRIDPRPVPVVQPEDELPHLHCPSLEHFRDNYLIPQKPVVLEGIMDHWQCMKKWSVDYFCQVAGCRTVPVELGTRYTDEEWSQKLMTVSDFINQYIVNENSVGYLAQHQLFDQIPELKEDISIPDYCCLGEGEEDDITINAWFGPEGTISPLHQDPQQNFLAQVFGRKYIRLCSPQDSENLYPHESQILHNTSQVDVEDPDLVTFPNFRKAAFQSCILMPGQVLFIPVKYWHYVRSLDISFSVSFWWS; the protein is encoded by the exons ATGGCGGCGCCCGGCGGCAGGGAGGGCCCGGCTGCCGGCTCCGCGGCGGACAGCGCGCTGTGGGCGGAGGTGCGGGCGCTGCTGCCCGGCGCCGAGGAGGGGCTGACCTTGGCGCTGAGCGGTGAGGTGGAGGACTGCATCCCGCCGCTACTGCGGCGGGCCCGCGGGCTGCTCTACGGCGCGGCGGGCCGGcccagggcggcggcggcggcgctgcggCGCCTGGGCGACGTCCTGCGCGACTACTCCTGGGAGAAGCTGAACGCTGGGCCGTGGCGAGAGGTCAGCAAGGCCTGGCGGCAGGTCTACGCCTATGGCTGCCTCTTTGGGGCGCTGGCCGAGGtcgccgccggccgcccgctGGCGCCCGCCGTCCGCCTCTGCGACATGGGGCTGCTCATGGGCGCCTCTGTCCTGGACAACGTCCTCGCCCGCCTCGTCCGCGTCCTGCAGGCGCGCCTGCCCCGCGGGAAGCGCCGCGCCGCGGCGGAGGGGAGCGCCAAG AGGGTCCGGATTGACCCCCGTCCAGTGCCAGTTGTGCAGCCAGAAGATGAGCTTCCGCACCTTCACTGCCCTTCGCTGGAGCATTTCAGAGACAACTACCTCATTCCACAGAAGCCTGTGGTCTTAGAGGGGATTATGGACCACTGGCAGTGTATGAAGAAGTGGAG CGTGGACTATTTTTGTCAAGTCGCAGGGTGCCGCACAGTCCCCGTGGAATTGGGTACCCGATACACAGATGAGGAATGGTCTCAGAAGCTCATGACTGTTAGTGACTTCATCAACCAGTATATTGTGAATGAG AACAGTGTGGGATACCTTGCCCAGCACCAGCTTTTTGATCAG ATCCCAGAATTGAAAGAGGATATCAGTATCCCTGACTACTGCTGCCTGGGGGAAGGCGAAGAAGATGACATCACCATTAACGCTTGGTTTGGTCCAGAAGGCACTATCTCACCTCTTCATCAGGATCCCCAGCAAAATTTTTTAGCCCAG GTATTTGGAAGAAAGTATATCCGTCTATGTTCTCCACAAGATTCAGAAAACCTGTACCCACATGAAAGCCAAATTCTTCACAACACTAGTCAG gTTGACGTGGAAGATCCTGACTTAGTTACGTTTCCCAATTTCAGAAAGGCCGCATTTCAGTCCTGTATTCTGATGCCAGGACAGGTTCTGTTTATTCCAGTTAAATATTGGCACTATGTACGATCGCTTGATATCAGCTTCTCTGTCAGTTTCTGGTGGTCATAG